The sequence TGGAGCCTGGCCGCGGGCCGGACCTCACGCCAGGAGGTCCTGCCGTTCCCCGCCTCCAACCTCGTCGTCCAGCCCGGCGCGGTGACCCTCACGGGGCCGTCCACCCGGGCCTCGTTCCGCGACCTGACGGGCACCGGCTGGGCGGTGGGCGCGTTGCTGCGCCCGGCCGGCGTCGTGCAATGGCATCCGGAGCCGGAACGGCTCCGGGACACCGAGGTGCCCTTCGAGGCCCCGGACCTGCTGGTCTCTGTGGAGGCCGCCCTGGAGCACGACGACGGCGCGGCCGCCCGCGGTGAGGCCGCCTCAGCCTTCGCCCGGTGGGCGGAGGACCGGATGGTCCTGCCGGACGCCGCGGGCCGGCTCGCCAACGCGATGGAGGAGCTGATCGCGACGGACCGGGCGATCGTGCGGGTGGAGCAGGTCGCCGAGCGGCTGGGCGTCTCGGTCCGCGGTGTCCAGCGGCTCGCCCGCAGCCACGTGGGCGTGACCCCGCTGGCGATCATCCGCCGGTACCGGCTGCAGGAGGCGGCCGTTCGGCTACGCGAGGAGCCCGCCATCACGATCGCGGACATCGCCGCCGAGCTCGGCTATGCCGACCACGCCCATCTGAGCCGGGACTTCCGGACGGTGCTGGGGCTGACGCCACGCACCTACCGAGGTGGTCAGTAACCGAGCAGACGCCGCGGCGTGTTCCACAGGACGTTGCGCATCCACTCGTCCCCGAGTCCCCAGCCCACGAGGGCCTCGATCTGGTGGCTGTAGGCGTACGGAATCGAGGGGAAGTCCGTGCCGAAGACCACTTTGCCGTCCAGTGCGGCCATGCTCTCCGGATAGTCCGCCGGGATCGGGGCGCGCAACTCCATCGCGGTGGTGCCGACCATGGTGGTGTCGAGGTAGACGTTCGGGTGCTCGGCCGCCAACTCGGCGAAGTCCCGGTAGTCGGGCAGGCCGGCGTGCGCGACCACCAGCACGAGGTCCGGGTGGCGGTCGGCGAGCGCCCGGACGGGACCGATCCCGGTGAACTCGCCCCGGTGCGGGCCGTTGCCGCAGTGGATGACCACCGGGGTCCGGGCCTGCTCGACCAGTGACCAGGCCTCCGCGAGGGCGGGGTCCAGTGGGGAGAACCCGCCCACCTGGACGTGCACCTTGAAGGCCCGGGCGCCGGCCTCCAAGGCGTCCGCGACCTGCTGTCCCGCTGACACCCCGTCCGGCTCCGGGTAGAACGTGGCCGAGTGGATGGCGCACGGATGGGACGCGGCGAAGGCGGTGGAGAACTCGTTGAGCCAGGAGGCCATGCCGGGCCGGTGCGCGTAGTTGAGGGTGGTGTAGGCGGTGACGCCCAGCGCGTCCAGGCGGCGGACGCGCTCGTCGGCCCCCACGCGGTAGGCGATGGGCCACGGCAGTCCACCGTCCTCGCCCTGCCGGTCGAAGAAGGCCCAGACCTTCTCCTGGACGGTGTCCGGCATGAAGTGCACGTGCAGGTCCACCAGGCCCGGCAGTCCCAGCGACTTCAGGTAGGGACGGATCTCCTCGTCCATGCGGGGCGCCGGGGTGTGGGTCACGGGATGGCTCCTCAGGGAGGGGATGGAGGGGTGGGGTGAGTGGATCGGGTCCGCGGAACCGGCTCTCACCTGCTGGCATCCTACGGGTCACGGTTCCGAAGCCATCCGCGCCCAGGCCGTCCGAGCCCATAGAATGTCGCCCGTGCCCGGCCCCTCGCAGCGACCCCCCGGCCGCCCACTGCGCCGGCGACCCCCTTCACGTTTCCCGTTTCTGGCCGTGTCCCTGGCCGGAGTGTCCGTGGTGCTCGGTGCCATCGGCCTCCAGCAGGTCACCGCACAGCCCACTGAACCCATCACCTTTGTGGTGGACGAGGGGCTGCCCCATGGCATCACCCAGGAATCGGTGGAAGCCGCCGCAGAGGGGATCGCGCTGGGCCATGAGCCGTTCACCCTGCATGTGGTCGAGCGCGAACTGGAGTGGGACGAGTACAGCAACGGTGAGACCGGTGATGCGGACATCATGCTCTCCATCGGGGATGATCCCGAGGACCCGGACCTCTCGCTGCATGACGCCACCCGCGTGGCCTTCGCCGGGGAGGACTACGGCGATGACTACTCGACCGCCGCCACTATCCGTGAGACCTTCGTCAACAACCGGACCCTCGGCCACGGACCCCACGCGATCATCGGCGCTGCCCTGACCGCCGCAGACCTGAAGTTCGACCCGGGCATCCGCACTCCGCTGCTGTGGGCTCCCCTGGCCGCGCTGCCGATGTTCATCGCCATCCTGGCCATGTACCGCTGGGTCGGCCGGCGCCGTGACGAGCGAGCGAGATACCGGGCCTTCGGCGAGTCCCAACTACGGCTGGCCCGGGCCGTCCTCGAGTTGGAGACCCTGCAGCTACGGGTGGAGGTGGCCGGCGTCCAGCAGGATCGGCCCCAGCACGCGAGGCTGCAGAACGACTGGAAGCGGGTCCGCGAGCTCACCCGTGAACTCGCCCGCACGGAGCAGTCCCTGGTGGCGGACCTCGACCGCACCTCCCCGCCTCTGAAGGCCCGGACCGCGGAGCAGCTCGAGTCCGATCTCCAGCAGTTCGCCGCGGACACCCTGGACCTGCAACGCCGGGCCGACGTCCTGGCCCAGGCCGCCGAGGTCCGCTCCGGCCATGCCGGGTCCCGGTCCGTCCTGGACCGGCTTGCGTTGCCGCTGCTCCAGTCCATCGACGAGGTGCTCGCGCATCATGACCGCTACCCGGCCGAGGCGCGTGCCCTGGAGGCACACCGCGCGCGCCTGTTGGCCATCGCCCAGGAGGTCGCGGCCGGCGTCGGGACCGGCACGTCCCCAGATCGGGCGCACGACGACGGCGCGCACCCGGGTGCCCCCGGCACCTCCCCGGCGGGCCGGGGCGCGGACCGCCACGCGGACCGGCCTGCGGATGAACAAGCGGCGGGTCTGGTGTCCCGGCACGGCGATCTCCTGCAACGGTGGAACGCCGTGGAACAGGACATCCGCACGACCGCCCTCCGGATGTCCCGGCGCGTGGCCTCACCGAAGACCATCCCCAACGCCACTCACGTGCGAACCATGAATGAGTCCGTGGACGAACGTGCCCGTGCCAGGGTCTCCGCCGCCACGGCCGGGGCCACCGACTCCTTCACAGGCCTGCGGGCAGCTCTGGGCTTGGGTCACGGCGCCGACCTTGGCCCCCTGCAGGCCACCGAGCAAGTGTTGGAGCTGATCGATCGCCAGGCGGGGCACGATCAGTCAACGCCGCCCCCTCCGCCGTCCGCAGCCGCGTCCGGGATCCCCTATGGTCTGCTCCTGGGCGTGTTTCCGCTGCTGGTCTCCCTCGGAGCCGGATTCCTGGTCTCATCCCAGGTCGAGGACAGCCACATCCAGTACGGCCGGACCCTCACCGGTGACCGTCCCCTGGCCGGGCTGAAGGTCTATGGCGATCCGGCGGCGTTGGCCGGGCCGGTGGAGCCCCGGGACACCGATCCGCAGACCCACGCAGACAGCCTGGA comes from Citricoccus muralis and encodes:
- a CDS encoding helix-turn-helix transcriptional regulator, encoding MTTTDDGRGILYPTRLPSFHRVPAPPGLEALLRWFWIPQWSLAAGRTSRQEVLPFPASNLVVQPGAVTLTGPSTRASFRDLTGTGWAVGALLRPAGVVQWHPEPERLRDTEVPFEAPDLLVSVEAALEHDDGAAARGEAASAFARWAEDRMVLPDAAGRLANAMEELIATDRAIVRVEQVAERLGVSVRGVQRLARSHVGVTPLAIIRRYRLQEAAVRLREEPAITIADIAAELGYADHAHLSRDFRTVLGLTPRTYRGGQ
- a CDS encoding amidohydrolase family protein; this translates as MTHTPAPRMDEEIRPYLKSLGLPGLVDLHVHFMPDTVQEKVWAFFDRQGEDGGLPWPIAYRVGADERVRRLDALGVTAYTTLNYAHRPGMASWLNEFSTAFAASHPCAIHSATFYPEPDGVSAGQQVADALEAGARAFKVHVQVGGFSPLDPALAEAWSLVEQARTPVVIHCGNGPHRGEFTGIGPVRALADRHPDLVLVVAHAGLPDYRDFAELAAEHPNVYLDTTMVGTTAMELRAPIPADYPESMAALDGKVVFGTDFPSIPYAYSHQIEALVGWGLGDEWMRNVLWNTPRRLLGY